AAGTCTGGAAAAATGAAGAGAGCCAGGAGTGTCGCGTGTAATCAATGTGGGATCGCGGATGACTTCCTGAATGGCGGACGCGTGATTGTCCATCTCCGGATGACGCCACCTGATGTGCAGAAGGGTGCTCTCCGAGAGACTAACAGGCACGCCGTCTTTGTCTGGAATCTCAAAGATGATGCCCGGCATGCCGGGCAGTCTAGTGCCGTGCGAGTGGATAACGGAAGTGGCGGATGGCAGTCAGAAAAAACGCGGCTAAAGCTACCCAACTACTTCCCGTATCGCCTCTTCCACCAGCCCCTCCGGCACGTCGCTCCGCACCACGGCGTGGCCCAGCCCCTGCAGCAGCACCCAGGCGATGCGCTTGTCCGCCACCTTCTTGTCCAGCGCCATCGCGCGCCGCAGCGCCGCCGCGTCCACCGGCGGCGACTTCATCGGCAGGCCGAAGGCCTCCAGCGCCCCGCGCTGCTCCTTCACCTCGTCCGCCGTCAGCAGGCCCATGCGCTGGGAGATGTGCGCCTCCCCCATCATGCCGATGGAGACCGCCTCTCCGTGCAGCAGCCCCTCATAGTTCAGCGCCGTCTCCAGCGCGTGGCCTATGGTGTGGCCGTAGTTCAACAGCGTACGCGGCCCGGAGCCGGACTCCCGCTCGTCCTCGCTCACCACCCGCGCCTTGATCGCCGCGCTCAGCCGCACGATCTCCGTTGTCACCTTCGGCTCCAGCGCCAGAAGCTTCTTCGTCTCGGCGCGGGTAAAGTCAAAGAGGTCCTTGTCCAAGATGAGGCCGTGCTTTACCACTTCGGCCCAGCCTGAAATAAGCTCCCGCTTGGGCAGGGTCGTCAGCGTCTGCGTATCAGCCATGACCAATCGCGGCTGGTGGAAGGCTCCCACCAGATTCTTCCCGTCGGGCAGGTTCACCGCCGTTTTGCCGCCGATGGAGGAGTCCACCATCGCCAGCATCGTCGTCGGCACGCCTACCCACGGCATCCCGCGAACATGCGTCGCCGCCACATAGCCCGCCAGGTCGCCCGCGACGCCGCCGCCGAGGGCCACGATCGCGTGCTTGCGCTCCGCCTTGTGCGAGGCCAGCCAGCGGTAGATCTTCTCCGCCATCGCCAGCGACTTGCTCCCCTCTCCCGGCGGCGCCTCGAAGTGCTGGATCGTGAATTTATCGTTGAAGAGCGAATCGGAGACCGTTCCGCCGTAGAGCTTCCAGACGGCGGAATCGGCGATGACGAAGGCCGTGCCGCTCAGTCCCGC
The DNA window shown above is from Chloroflexota bacterium and carries:
- the aroB gene encoding 3-dehydroquinate synthase — encoded protein: MKTTVNAPRRSGGFDRVTEGEMPNNIILIGFSFTGKTQVGKRLATRLGWPFLDTDDMVEKRYGKPIDEIFATKGEAFFRELEREALMQACGRTNVVISTGGGAIIDPGNRELMRKSGVVICLEAQPEAIHQRMQESARRNASENVRPLLKTDNPLEAIKNLKEHRQAYYGVADWTVHTDKLSQQEVIEEALRGYNYSRRAAQPTRRATAASYTVHTGSATCHGYVGWGILRDLGKRMREAGLSGTAFVIADSAVWKLYGGTVSDSLFNDKFTIQHFEAPPGEGSKSLAMAEKIYRWLASHKAERKHAIVALGGGVAGDLAGYVAATHVRGMPWVGVPTTMLAMVDSSIGGKTAVNLPDGKNLVGAFHQPRLVMADTQTLTTLPKRELISGWAEVVKHGLILDKDLFDFTRAETKKLLALEPKVTTEIVRLSAAIKARVVSEDERESGSGPRTLLNYGHTIGHALETALNYEGLLHGEAVSIGMMGEAHISQRMGLLTADEVKEQRGALEAFGLPMKSPPVDAAALRRAMALDKKVADKRIAWVLLQGLGHAVVRSDVPEGLVEEAIREVVG